One Carassius auratus strain Wakin chromosome 3, ASM336829v1, whole genome shotgun sequence genomic region harbors:
- the LOC113054381 gene encoding transmembrane protease serine 9-like gives MKMIDIFSVAFSIALLTRGCDAQLNECGRTPLNTRIVGGQNAPAGAWPWQASLHTGGSHFCGGSLINSEWVLTAAHCFEKITSASDLTVYLGRQTQEGTNENEVSRSVSQIIKHPGYSSNTNDNDITLLHLSSPVTFTNYIRPVCLASANSTFFSRTVSWVTGWGRIGTSTSLPSPQTLQEVEVPVVGNRQCKCLNGVSTITDNMICAGALEGGKDSCQGDSGGPLVSKQGSVWVQSGVVSFGNSCALANLPGVYARVSQYQNWINEQITTNQPGFVTFTSNGTDGDLAIFCKGVPEITTTTATTKATTTTTTTTTTTTSTTVAPVVCGSAKLNTRVGGNISLVSPGVWPWMASLQFNGSHVCGGTLIAERFVMSSASCLTRSTNASDWTVILGRLNQNSSNPNEVSIKVANITLSNSTGDNVAVLQLAVAPKLTNFIQPICVDMGDNTFSADTQCWAAGWGAGAGGVNQTLQEYQTSVVSCGNSSSNNSICTSSLNLQEGDQGGPLMCKLGQSWIHAAVLTLQSSISNSSSSNTSSSNSTRASRSARAQDVQVFTKTSNFASFLTSVVGSFPAKTTNSTSSTTSAAANKPSQQAIPAASSGPQASSSFCFTVSVLLSVLTVLKIFLGHTS, from the exons ATGAAGATGATCGACATATTCAGTGTAGCATTTTCCATCGCTCTCCTAACGAGAG GATGTGATGCACAACTGAATG AGTGTGGCAGAACACCTCTCAACACAAGGATAGTTGGAGGACAGAATGCACCAGCTGGTGCTTGGCCGTGGCAGGCCAGTCTTCACACGGGCGGTAGCCATTTTTGTGGTGGATCACTCATCAACAGTGAATGGGTTCTGACTGCAGCTCACTGCTTTGAAAA AATTACTTCAGCCAGTGACCTAACTGTGTACCTGGGGCGACAGACACAGGAAGGAACAAATGAAAACGAAGTGTCCAGAAGTGTCTCTCAAATCATAAAACATCCAGGCTACAGTAGCAACACTAATGACAACGACATCACTCTTCTGCATCTGTCTTCACCGGTGACATTTACGAACTATATCAGACCAGTCTGTCTGGCTTCAGCAAACAGTACATTCTTCAGCCGCACTGTAAGCTGGGTCACCGGATGGGGGAGAATAGGGACAAGCA CTTCCCTGCCCTCACCGCAAACTCTACAGGAAGTGGAAGTGCCTGTTGTTGGAAACAGGCAGTGTAAGTGTCTTAATGGAGTCTCAACAATCACAGACAACATGATATGTGCCGGAGCACTAGAAGGAGGGAAAGACTCCTGTCAG GGTGATTCTGGTGGTCCTTTGGTCAGCAAACAGGGCTCAGTCTGGGTCCAGTCTGGAGTTGTGAGCTTCGGCAATAGCTGTGCTTTAGCTAACTTGCCCGGTGTGTATGCCCGAGTGTCTCAGTACCAGAACTGGATCAATGAGCAGATCACCACCAACCAGCCAGGCTTTGTTACGTTCACCTCCAATGGTACCGACGGTGACCTGGCAATATTCTGTAAAGGTGTTCCTGAAATCACAACAACCACTGCCACCACTAAAGCTACAactacaactacaacaacaacaactacaactacATCTACAACCGTTGCAC CTGTAGTGTGTGGAAGTGCCAAACTGAACACCCGTGTTGGAGGAAACATCTCCCTCGTATCTCCTGGTGTTTGGCCATGGatggccagcctgcagtttaACGGCAGTCACGTTTGTGGAGGAACGCTGATTGCTGAACGGTTTGTCATGAGCTCTGCCAGCTGCTTAACCAG ATCCACCAATGCCTCTGACTGGACCGTGATCCTGGGCCGTCTGAATCAGAACAGCTCCAACCCCAATGAGGTCTCTATAAAAGTGGCGAATATCACACTCAGCAACAGTACGGGTGACAATGTTGCAGTCTTGCAGTTGGCTGTCGCACCAAAGCTCACAAATTTCATTCAGCCTATATGTGTGGACATGGGAGACAATACCTTCAGCGCTGACACTCAGTGCTGGGCGGCGGGATGGGGCGCAGGAGCAGGAGGAG TGAATCAGACTCTTCAGGAATACCAGACCTCTGTTGTGAGTTGTGGAAACTCATCCTCAAACAACAGTATTTGTACAAGTTCCTTGAACTTACAGGAG gGTGATCAGGGTGGTCCGCTGATGTGTAAACTGGGTCAGTCATGGATCCATGCTGCAGTTTTGACATTACAGAGCAGCATTTCAAACAGCAGCAGCTCTAACACAAGCTCCAGCAACAGCACTCGAGCATCCCGCTCTGCTCGCGCTCAAGATGTCCAGGTCTTCACTAAAACATCCAACTTTGCCTCATTCCTGACATCTGTTGTGGGTTCCTTCCCTGCAAAAACCACAAACTCCACAAGTTCAACTACAAGTGCAGCGGCCAACAAGCCATCCCAACAAGCCATCCCAGCTGCCTCTAGTGGACCACAAGCATCTTCTTCCTTCTGTTTTACCGTTTCAGTCCTTTTGTCAGTTCTGACAGTTCTTAAAATCTTTCTAGGCCACACCTCTTGA